One Engystomops pustulosus chromosome 11, aEngPut4.maternal, whole genome shotgun sequence DNA window includes the following coding sequences:
- the LOC140105478 gene encoding murinoglobulin-2-like, translating into MPVASRRGDFMGLAMQNLDRLLAMPYGCGEQNMVLFVPNIFILQYLEKTHQLNSEIQNKAKRFLESGYQRQLTYKHDDGSYSAFGKRDKEGNTWLTGFVVKAFNKARPYIFIDESHLNHSFSWLKNNQEDNGSF; encoded by the exons ATGCCCGTTGCCTCCCGTAGAG GAGATTTCATGGGCTTAGCCATGCAGAACCTTGACCGTCTCCTGGCCATGCCATATGGATGTGGCGAACAGAACATGGTTCTCTTTGTTCCTAATATCTTCATCCTTCAGTATCTGGAGAAGACTCATCAACTGAATAGTGAAATCCAGAACAAAGCCAAGAGATTCCTTGAGAGTG GATACCAGCGTCAGCTTACATACAAACATGATGATGGATCATACAGCGCTTTCGGAAAGAGAGACAAAGAGGGAAACACCTG GTTGACTGGATTTGTAGTGAAGGCTTTCAACAAAGCCAGACCTTACATCTTCATAGATGAAAGTCACCTCAATCACTCTTTCTCGTGGCTGAAGAACAATCAGGAAGACAATGGATCTTTCTGA